Proteins encoded by one window of Paenibacillus sp. DCT19:
- a CDS encoding nodulation protein NfeD has protein sequence MLLMLLTLLLPVWIGSPSAHAAEKSGAVYIIPVDKPIEQGLGKFMERGFKEAESMNAGLIVLDINTPGGRVDTAEALGILIKDSPIETLAFVRGDAASAGSFLALNADKIVMSPGSMIGAAAMVDSTGKHVDDPKLVAFWKSKMQGAAEKSGRDGKIAAGMTDVNMVVEMPEINKTKQKGEIIALSAEEALKVGYADHISNTPEEAAAWLGYSQDDVFKVERTTAENISTFLTNPVVMTVLLFLGIAGVIIELIVPGFGVPGIVGIVCFVLYFSGNYIAGFAGAETWVLFTVGLIMMILEMFIPSFGILGILGSIALVAGVVRAAYDTSDAFVSLGIAFGAALVVIAIVVILFKDKGIWNRFILSEKLSADRGFSSATERKELIGMQGISLTPLRPSGTAMLNGERVDVVSDGDFIPIDTPIIVIKAEGTRIVVQQALPV, from the coding sequence ATGCTCTTGATGCTGCTGACGCTGTTGCTTCCTGTTTGGATTGGATCGCCTTCAGCACATGCGGCTGAGAAGAGCGGCGCCGTATACATTATTCCGGTTGACAAACCAATCGAGCAGGGGCTTGGCAAATTTATGGAGCGCGGCTTCAAAGAAGCTGAGAGCATGAACGCTGGCCTGATTGTTCTGGATATTAATACGCCGGGAGGACGTGTTGATACTGCGGAAGCACTGGGAATCTTGATCAAAGATAGCCCGATTGAAACCTTAGCTTTTGTGCGCGGTGACGCTGCTTCTGCAGGTAGTTTTTTGGCCTTGAATGCGGATAAGATCGTAATGTCGCCAGGAAGCATGATTGGTGCGGCAGCGATGGTGGACAGTACGGGTAAACATGTAGATGATCCAAAACTCGTTGCCTTTTGGAAAAGTAAAATGCAAGGAGCGGCTGAAAAAAGTGGTCGCGATGGCAAAATTGCCGCTGGAATGACGGACGTTAATATGGTCGTAGAAATGCCAGAGATTAATAAAACCAAGCAAAAAGGTGAAATTATTGCACTCTCGGCAGAAGAAGCTTTAAAAGTTGGATACGCAGACCATATTAGTAACACTCCAGAAGAGGCGGCTGCCTGGTTAGGATACAGTCAGGATGATGTGTTCAAAGTGGAAAGAACCACAGCTGAGAACATCTCTACATTCCTTACGAACCCTGTGGTTATGACTGTGCTCTTATTCCTCGGTATTGCAGGGGTGATCATTGAGTTGATCGTTCCTGGCTTCGGAGTACCTGGTATTGTTGGTATTGTATGTTTTGTACTTTATTTCTCCGGAAACTATATTGCTGGTTTTGCCGGAGCAGAGACATGGGTATTATTCACTGTTGGCCTCATCATGATGATTCTTGAGATGTTTATACCGAGCTTCGGAATACTGGGTATTCTCGGATCTATCGCACTCGTTGCTGGTGTTGTGCGAGCAGCGTACGACACAAGCGATGCGTTTGTATCACTCGGTATTGCCTTTGGAGCTGCGCTCGTAGTTATCGCGATCGTTGTCATTCTGTTTAAGGATAAGGGCATCTGGAATCGATTCATATTGAGTGAGAAGCTGTCTGCTGATCGTGGGTTCTCCTCAGCGACAGAACGCAAGGAACTGATTGGAATGCAAGGAATCAGCCTTACTCCGCTTCGTCCGTCTGGAACCGCCATGTTGAATGGGGAGCGGGTCGATGTTGTATCAGATGGTGATTTTATTCCTATTGATACACCGATTATCGTCATTAAGGCAGAAGGTACTCGTATTGTAGTGCAACAAGCTCTACCTGTGTAA
- a CDS encoding GatB/YqeY domain-containing protein gives MNLSERLNEDMKQAMRSKDKFKLSTIRLIRSTIKNLEIDLKRDLDDNEVLDILSREIKQRKDALQEFEKLGREDLAANAKAEIDIIGQYLPEQLTEEEIKVIVQQTIQETGASSKAEMGKVMAALMPKVKGKADGKLVNQAVQQFLQ, from the coding sequence ATGAATCTTAGCGAACGATTGAACGAAGATATGAAGCAAGCGATGAGGAGCAAGGACAAGTTCAAGCTCTCCACCATTCGGTTGATTCGTTCGACGATCAAGAATCTTGAAATAGATTTGAAAAGAGATTTGGATGACAACGAAGTGCTTGATATCCTAAGTCGTGAAATCAAACAGCGCAAAGATGCCCTCCAAGAATTTGAAAAATTGGGCCGTGAAGACCTCGCGGCAAATGCAAAAGCGGAAATTGATATAATCGGTCAATACCTTCCCGAACAGCTTACCGAAGAAGAAATTAAAGTTATTGTACAGCAGACCATCCAGGAAACCGGTGCTTCTTCGAAAGCCGAGATGGGGAAAGTTATGGCGGCCCTTATGCCGAAAGTCAAAGGCAAAGCGGACGGCAAGCTGGTTAACCAAGCAGTTCAACAATTTCTGCAATAA
- the rpsU gene encoding 30S ribosomal protein S21 — MSETKVRKNETIDAALRRFKRSIAKDGVLAEVKKRKHYEKPSVKRKKKSEAARKRKF, encoded by the coding sequence GTGTCTGAAACTAAAGTTCGCAAAAACGAGACTATTGATGCTGCACTTCGTCGCTTTAAACGTTCCATCGCTAAAGATGGCGTCTTGGCTGAGGTGAAGAAACGTAAGCATTATGAGAAGCCAAGCGTGAAGCGCAAGAAAAAGTCCGAGGCTGCTCGTAAGAGAAAGTTTTAG
- a CDS encoding histidine triad nucleotide-binding protein, giving the protein MDCLFCKIVEGSIPSNKVLENDHVVVFHDIQPAAPTHVLVIPKKHIASMNEVTAEDLPLIGQVHLAAQEAAKRLGIDESGYRLINNCGKDGEQTVHHLHYHLLGGTRLGALTSLSDSHK; this is encoded by the coding sequence ATGGATTGCTTGTTTTGCAAAATTGTAGAGGGCAGCATTCCCTCCAACAAGGTGCTGGAGAATGACCATGTTGTCGTCTTCCATGACATACAGCCCGCTGCGCCAACACATGTGTTAGTGATTCCTAAGAAACATATTGCTTCTATGAATGAAGTAACGGCAGAGGATCTGCCCTTGATTGGACAAGTGCATTTGGCTGCACAGGAAGCTGCAAAACGCTTAGGCATTGACGAGTCTGGTTACCGACTGATCAATAACTGTGGTAAGGATGGCGAGCAAACGGTGCATCATTTGCATTATCACCTGCTTGGAGGCACAAGACTCGGAGCTTTGACTAGCCTATCTGATTCGCACAAATAA
- a CDS encoding class I SAM-dependent methyltransferase yields MGREFVPLFDQWSNNYDLTVTGHNEQYQEVFEDYEKILHSVVSEVHGTILEFGVGTGNLTEKLVAAGHKVYGVEPSRGMIQQIQRRKINFQLFEGDFLDFPPLTEPIDAIVSTYAFHHLTDAEKEQAISIYAKLLQPHGKIVFADTIFQNQDSRRQIEEEVASQGYSGLLTDLRTEYYTTIEVLHPILSKHGFRTNFSRLNKYVWLMSAQKEIG; encoded by the coding sequence ATGGGCAGAGAGTTTGTTCCTTTATTTGACCAATGGTCTAATAACTATGATCTAACCGTAACAGGACACAACGAGCAGTATCAGGAAGTGTTCGAAGATTATGAGAAAATTCTGCATTCTGTAGTCTCCGAGGTACATGGTACGATTTTGGAATTTGGCGTAGGGACGGGAAATCTCACCGAAAAACTAGTGGCAGCAGGTCATAAGGTATATGGAGTAGAGCCTTCACGAGGTATGATTCAACAGATTCAACGACGAAAAATAAATTTTCAATTGTTTGAAGGTGACTTTCTGGACTTCCCTCCTTTGACTGAACCCATTGATGCCATCGTGAGCACGTATGCCTTTCATCATCTAACAGATGCAGAGAAGGAACAAGCGATTTCAATATACGCCAAGCTGCTGCAGCCTCATGGGAAAATCGTATTTGCGGACACGATCTTTCAAAATCAGGACAGTCGGCGCCAGATTGAAGAAGAAGTGGCATCTCAGGGCTATTCGGGACTGCTCACCGATCTACGGACGGAGTATTATACAACGATTGAGGTACTACACCCCATATTATCGAAGCATGGTTTTAGAACAAACTTCTCCCGCTTGAATAAATATGTATGGTTAATGAGTGCACAAAAGGAGATTGGTTAA